In Halomicrobium zhouii, the sequence ACGGCGCGGGCCTCCAGGCCCAGCAGGCCGCGCTCTTCGGCGCGGGCGTGGTCCATCGGCCGGCGCTTGGGCCGTCGGGGGCAAAAACGGGCTGCCTGCGATGGCAGCCCGAGGGGACAGAGCCGGTAGTTTTCTCACCCGTCGAACCGAACGTTCGGTCGATGAGCGACGACTGGACTGCCGACGACGTGCCGGCGATGGACGGGGAGGTCGTGATAGTGACCGGCGCCAACAGCGGCATCGGCTACGAGGCGGCGCGAGTGTTCGCCGACCGAGGAGCGACGGTCGTCATGGCCTGTCGGTCCGTCGACCGGGGCGAGCGCGCGGCCGGCGAGATACGGGCAGACGTCCCCGACGCCGACCTGGACGTCCGGGAGTGTGACCTGGGCGACCTGTCCGCCGTCACCGACTTCGCGAACGTGTTTACGGACGACTACGACGAACTACGCGTCCTCTGTAACAACGCCGGCGTGATGGCCATCCCCCGGTCGGAGACGGCCGACGGCTTCGAGACCCAGTTCGGCGTGAACCACCTCGGCCACTTCGCGCTGACGGGCCACCTGCTCGACGCGCTCGCCGACACGCCGGGTGAGTCCCGCGTCGTCACCCAGTCTAGCGGTGTCCACGAGCGGGGAACGATAGACTTCGAGGACCTCCAACACGAGAAATCCTACGACAAGTGGGCGGCTTACGCCCAGAGCAAGCTGGCGAACGTGCTGTTCGGCTACGAACTCGACGACCGCCTGGGCGAACACGGCGTCGACGGCGTCACCAGCGTCGTCTGCCACCCCGGCTACGCCGACACCAACCTCCAGATTCGGACCGGCGAGGCCTCGGGGTCGACGCTCCGGCTCTGGGCGATGAAAGCTGCC encodes:
- a CDS encoding oxidoreductase, with protein sequence MSDDWTADDVPAMDGEVVIVTGANSGIGYEAARVFADRGATVVMACRSVDRGERAAGEIRADVPDADLDVRECDLGDLSAVTDFANVFTDDYDELRVLCNNAGVMAIPRSETADGFETQFGVNHLGHFALTGHLLDALADTPGESRVVTQSSGVHERGTIDFEDLQHEKSYDKWAAYAQSKLANVLFGYELDDRLGEHGVDGVTSVVCHPGYADTNLQIRTGEASGSTLRLWAMKAANYVFAQPAEMGALPMLFAATSEEVIGGEYVGPVGLFDMRGHPGFQRSSEESYDQAVAERLWDVSEDLTGVAYDFG